DNA from Mucilaginibacter mallensis:
CACTTACCTATAAAAAATTCTTATTCAGTGCAGATATATTATCGCCGCAATTATTTTTTTTAAGCGATTTTTTTGATGCACCCCTTCAGCCAACTTTTCCTGCTTATGTAACTCCCGACGTTTTGCTGCTGTTTACCGCCGACCGTTATAACGGTGTTAGCTATGGAGTAGTGCCATATAATTATATAGCTATTCAAGCTAATCCTTTCCCCCCTGATTATGGAGACCCATATCTTTATGACGCAACCTATGCGCCAATAGGCTTCAGCGACCCTGACCATCTGGCTGTAAATGGAGTTGTACACGGGACAAGCGATTTACCCGTCTTGCCTGATAGCGCTAAAATTCATCGATAATATTCAAACTGATTTTATGAAAAAGAAATTATTACAAACAAATATATTGCTTGCAATTTTCGGGTTAAGCTTTTCCATGCTGCTCGGCGGGTGTTTAAAGCCATCAGACGGTGAAATTGTAAAAGCTGTCCCTCTCCCCTTTAAAGGACAGAATATGGCGAAAACGCTGGCTGGAGAAAGCTCTTTAACCTTATTTTACCAGGCATTTAACAGGCTGGCGCTTGCTTCGGTTATAACGCCAAATACCGGGTTTACCATATTTGCACCTACAGATTCAGCCATGAAGGCAGCAGGGCTAGATGCTGCGGGTATTACGAAGCTTCCTATAGATTCCCTGCGTAAGCTGATCATGTATCATATTGCAAACGGGGTTTATGATGATAACGCGCTTACAAGCAGTATAACCAGCAAACAGGTAACAACCTTACAGCAAGACACCGTATCCGACATACACGGATTTGGGTCGGTAGTTGTGCCGCCCTTATTTATTAAAGAAGATAAGGTATTGTATTTAAATGGCATAGCCGTTGTAAAAAGCAAGCCTGCAATTCAGACATCGAACGGGTATATATATCCGATCAATAGCCTGATTACCGGTATTCCATCAAGAACCTTATATGATGTTATTAAGTCGGACCCGGATTTAACCTTATATAACCAGGCCCTGATCATTGCTGACAGTATACGTGATGTCGCGACCGGTTTTCCAGACCCTTTTTTAGACGATGTAGCTACTTTTAGTAATCCAATAAAGTTCTCGATTTACGGAAATAATTATGCAAGCTTTTATCCAACCGTACTGGCACCTACAAATAAGGCATTTAACGATGCCGGCTTTTATACGGTAAATGATATCAGGCAGTTTGCACTGCGCTCACAAACAGGCTACGGTGCTGATTATCCAGCATTTAATTTTTCGCCGGTAGATAGCGTATTGAAACATCATATCCTTTATAACTATAACGTTGCTCAAGGCGATCCAAGCACATTTGTAGGTATTATAAGGATATTTTATAATGACCTGCTCGATCCTGCTATTAACAATGGTGTTTACAATAATTACTTGGGGCCGGGTTTGGGGTATGCAACGCCCTTAACTTTTTCAGCCAGCAACGGCGCGGTAAATATTAAATGGAACAGCGACCCGGCATCACCACTTGTTGTATTGCCCCTTGATGTCTCCGCGCTACATCCTGTGAATAATTTTATTGCCTCGAACGGGGCTTTATATAAGATTGATAAACTTTTTTACCCCATAGTGAAATAATCATACTAATGATGAATATAAAACATAGGAACAATAATCGATGTAAATTCTTTAAACAGGGGATTTGCGCGGTGTTATTTATTTTGGCTATA
Protein-coding regions in this window:
- a CDS encoding fasciclin domain-containing protein, producing the protein MKKKLLQTNILLAIFGLSFSMLLGGCLKPSDGEIVKAVPLPFKGQNMAKTLAGESSLTLFYQAFNRLALASVITPNTGFTIFAPTDSAMKAAGLDAAGITKLPIDSLRKLIMYHIANGVYDDNALTSSITSKQVTTLQQDTVSDIHGFGSVVVPPLFIKEDKVLYLNGIAVVKSKPAIQTSNGYIYPINSLITGIPSRTLYDVIKSDPDLTLYNQALIIADSIRDVATGFPDPFLDDVATFSNPIKFSIYGNNYASFYPTVLAPTNKAFNDAGFYTVNDIRQFALRSQTGYGADYPAFNFSPVDSVLKHHILYNYNVAQGDPSTFVGIIRIFYNDLLDPAINNGVYNNYLGPGLGYATPLTFSASNGAVNIKWNSDPASPLVVLPLDVSALHPVNNFIASNGALYKIDKLFYPIVK